From Lycium ferocissimum isolate CSIRO_LF1 chromosome 12, AGI_CSIRO_Lferr_CH_V1, whole genome shotgun sequence, one genomic window encodes:
- the LOC132040170 gene encoding F-box protein At5g07610-like has protein sequence MSETSLQRISGNRPQDSPSSITKVTSNSDLLTEILLFLPPKSLLRFQTVSKHWFSVISSQRFRQLHGRKKQKSVKVDGLLFCWWVYGNNYVDFIPFNNCMSKKQKGAIPLALKNIVVNSTSSKIVHLHSCNGLFSISFNLGVENDQVYYVYNPSTNQHRLIPCPDIGTKACEIVVMNLAFDPMVSDGYKLVCVMKSNGVYEFWVYSSETGVWRDSMEILDINQDFLAHGVFLNGCMHWVSEKWSFLRFDLGSLCFRDMPSTVISSGVLKRNVRYFGESGGHLHLIEVQGFSSMSFEVLELESDYSKWFVKYRVDLSSLHTSYPLMLSEELDLLDVNRRTCNVVYVVVDDEEKTARFLVCTPDVIIEYDARRMTIKEVAEIDIAKIPVIWEDVSVFEWNDTHQYVETMACV, from the coding sequence ATGTCAGAAACATCCTTACAGAGAATCTCCGGTAACCGCCCACAAGATTCTCCGTCATCAATCACTAAAGTCACCTCAAATTCCGATCTCTTAACGGAGATTCTCCTTTTTCTACCTCCTAAATCCCTTCTCCGTTTCCAAACCGTTTCTAAACACTGGTTTTCCGTTATCTCAAGTCAAAGATTCCGTCAACTCCACGGCcggaaaaaacaaaaatcagtCAAAGTTGACGGACTTTTATTCTGTTGGTGGGTGTATGGTAATAACTATGTTGACTTTATCCCTTTCAATAATTGCATGTCCAAAAAACAAAAGGGTGCCATTCCTTTAGCACTCAAGAATATTGTTGTTAACTCTACATCTTCAAAGATTGTACATTTACATTCTTGTAATGGATTGTTCTCTATTAGTTTCAACTTGGGAGTTGAAAATGATCAAGTATACTATGTTTATAATCCTAGTACAAATCAACATAGGTTGATTCCATGTCCTGATATAGGTACCAAGGCTTGTGAGATTGTGGTAATGAATTTGGCTTTTGATCCTATGGTATCTGATGGTTATAAGCTTGTTTGTGTGATGAAATCAAATGGGGTTTATGAATTTTGGGTATATTCATCAGAAACTGGAGTTTGGAGAGATTCTATGGAGATATTGGAtataaatcaagattttttagcTCATGGTGTTTTCTTGAATGGTTGTATGCATTGGGTTAGTGAAAAATGGTCTTTTTTAAGGTTCGATTTGGGTTCGTTGTGCTTTAGAGATATGCCTAGTACTGTGATTTCTAGTGGCGTGTTGAAAAGGAATGTAAGGTATTTTGGGGAGTCTGGTGGACATTTGCATCTTATTGAGGTACAGGGTTTTAGCTCGATGAGTTTTGAAGTTCTTGAGTTGGAGAGTGATTATTCTAAGTGGTTTGTGAAGTATCGTGTTGATCTTAGTTCGTTGCATACTTCTTATCCGTTGATGTTGAGTGAAGAACTTGATTTACTAGATGTGAATCGTCGCACTTGCAATGTTGTATATGTGGTTGTGGATGACGAGGAAAAGACAGCAAGGTTTTTGGTATGCACGCCGGATGTTATTATTGAGTATGATGCTCGCCGTATGACTATCAAGGAGGTTGCAGAGATAGATATAGCAAAGATACCCGTTATCTGGGAAGATGTTTCAGTGTTTGAATGGAATGACACCCACCAATATGTTGAGACAATGGCTTGTGTCTGA